A single Cupriavidus sp. D39 DNA region contains:
- a CDS encoding alkaline phosphatase family protein: MSLAASAGITLAFLLTGCSGYGGGTPGSTSAAPGRTIIMVWDGLRPDAINATDTPNLYALKSAGVEFTDNHATYPTFTMMNGASFATGVFPRTSGFYGNTFWTPPQGSAHTIPAGKAASGSPQSYTTPVFTEDYQVLATLNAYYGSQLLLVKSLFKAAQDAGLTTAAIGKSGAAYIQDLARGGYFVDENTVMPRGLVTELQAAGYALPANTVHGYAGTDAVTLAAGNGSPTARAGYVTFNTSQFDPAGAIAVSARDSADRTQGAPEDAANQYMMQVYTGYILPRKKPDLSVIWFRTPDNVEHGYGPGTANYKAGLRSQDARLGELMAALRNNQLDSSTNLVVVSDHGHSSVSGPVSVFPLLGITPLPAGRMARTFRRLPSARRIRCMAIRSRGTCARRTCCGIAASRPMTAPDAPPRPWQASRPMARPAMRCRWMPPVRSAASPTHLTWPSVPTRPPAPPPGQASPCRPRARWNPMASWSPPTVARTTSTYQGTIRPRSPAW; the protein is encoded by the coding sequence ATGTCCCTCGCGGCATCGGCAGGAATCACGCTGGCCTTCCTGCTCACCGGCTGCAGCGGCTACGGCGGCGGCACTCCCGGCAGCACCTCCGCCGCGCCCGGGCGCACCATCATCATGGTGTGGGATGGGCTACGGCCCGACGCCATCAATGCCACCGACACGCCAAACCTGTATGCCTTGAAGTCGGCGGGCGTGGAGTTCACGGACAACCACGCCACGTATCCGACCTTCACGATGATGAACGGCGCGTCCTTCGCGACAGGCGTCTTCCCCAGGACGAGCGGATTCTATGGCAACACGTTCTGGACGCCCCCGCAGGGCAGCGCACACACCATCCCTGCCGGCAAGGCCGCCAGCGGAAGCCCGCAAAGCTACACAACGCCGGTGTTTACCGAGGACTACCAGGTCCTCGCCACATTGAATGCCTACTATGGCAGCCAGCTGCTGCTGGTGAAGAGCCTGTTCAAAGCCGCGCAGGATGCCGGCCTGACCACCGCCGCCATCGGCAAGTCCGGTGCCGCCTATATCCAGGACCTGGCGCGGGGCGGTTACTTCGTGGATGAGAACACGGTGATGCCGCGCGGACTGGTGACCGAACTCCAGGCGGCAGGCTATGCGCTGCCGGCCAACACGGTGCATGGCTATGCCGGCACCGACGCCGTCACGCTCGCCGCCGGCAATGGCAGCCCGACGGCCCGCGCCGGGTACGTGACGTTCAACACCTCCCAGTTCGATCCGGCGGGCGCCATCGCGGTCTCGGCGCGCGACTCCGCCGATCGCACCCAGGGGGCGCCGGAGGATGCCGCGAACCAATACATGATGCAGGTCTACACGGGCTACATCCTGCCGAGGAAGAAGCCCGACCTGTCAGTGATCTGGTTCCGCACGCCGGACAATGTGGAACACGGCTACGGCCCGGGCACGGCCAACTACAAAGCGGGCTTGCGCTCGCAGGACGCGCGCCTGGGTGAGCTGATGGCCGCGCTGCGGAACAACCAGCTCGATAGCAGCACGAACCTCGTCGTGGTGTCCGACCACGGCCACAGCAGCGTGTCCGGTCCGGTCTCCGTCTTCCCGTTGCTCGGCATTACCCCTCTGCCAGCAGGCCGAATGGCGCGAACCTTTCGGCGGCTGCCGTCGGCGCGCCGGATCCGGTGCATGGCTATTCGTTCTCGGGGGACGTGCGCTCGGCGGACCTGCTGTGGTATCGCGGCTTCAAGGCCTATGACGGCGCCGGATGCGCCACCTCGGCCATGGCAGGCATCAAGGCCGATGGCACGGCCAGCTATGCGGTGCAGGTGGATGCCACCGGTGCGCTCTGCGGCAAGCCCAACACACCTTACATGGCCATCAGTGCCAACCCGCCCACCGGCACCGCCCCCAGGGCAAGCTTCGCCGTGCCGGCCGCGGGCACGCTGGAACCCGATGGCATCGTGGTCGCCACCAACGGTGGCTCGGACTACTTCTACGTACCAGGGCACGATCAGGCCACGGTCGCCCGCCTGGTGA
- a CDS encoding c-type cytochrome has translation MSDVHNAQDEHESPIKTPKQLIAVVIAAFLVPIIVIILLVNFVGHGAKEGAGATATAEAVNDRIKPVASLELKDPNAPRVYKTGEQVYKEVCAACHATGAAGAPKYGTAGDWAPRIGQGFAGLLNSVLHGKGAMQARAGTTADDYSDYELGRAVVYMADAGGAKFPEPAAPAAAAPATAAASEAAAAAPAAAPAAAAAPAAAAAAPASAEVGKKVYEQVCAACHAAGVAGAPKFGDKAAWAPRLKEGMDAVHAFALKGKGVMPPKGGYAGPDADVMAAVDYMANASK, from the coding sequence ATGAGCGACGTCCACAACGCACAAGACGAACACGAGTCTCCCATCAAGACCCCCAAGCAGCTGATCGCTGTGGTGATTGCCGCCTTCCTGGTGCCAATCATCGTGATCATCCTGCTGGTCAACTTTGTCGGACACGGTGCCAAGGAAGGTGCGGGCGCAACCGCTACCGCGGAAGCCGTCAATGACCGCATCAAGCCGGTCGCCTCGCTCGAACTGAAGGACCCGAACGCACCGCGCGTCTACAAGACGGGCGAGCAGGTCTATAAGGAAGTCTGCGCCGCCTGCCACGCCACCGGTGCTGCCGGCGCGCCCAAGTACGGCACCGCCGGCGACTGGGCTCCGCGCATCGGCCAGGGCTTTGCCGGCCTGCTGAACTCCGTGCTGCACGGCAAGGGCGCCATGCAAGCCCGTGCCGGCACCACCGCCGACGACTACAGCGATTACGAACTCGGCCGCGCCGTGGTCTACATGGCCGACGCCGGTGGCGCCAAGTTCCCCGAACCCGCCGCTCCCGCCGCTGCGGCTCCGGCTACGGCTGCTGCTTCGGAAGCCGCTGCGGCCGCTCCCGCAGCTGCCCCCGCCGCCGCTGCCGCACCGGCTGCTGCAGCCGCCGCGCCGGCTTCCGCCGAAGTTGGGAAGAAGGTCTACGAGCAAGTCTGCGCCGCCTGCCACGCAGCCGGTGTTGCCGGTGCGCCGAAGTTCGGTGACAAGGCCGCCTGGGCACCGCGCCTGAAGGAAGGCATGGACGCCGTGCACGCCTTCGCCCTGAAGGGCAAGGGCGTGATGCCGCCGAAGGGTGGCTACGCCGGCCCGGACGCCGACGTGATGGCCGCAGTGGACTACATGGCCAACGCTTCGAAGTAA
- a CDS encoding ABC transporter substrate-binding protein, which yields MMAPASLLAQSPPRRALVIGHLVDRGGAQADLARDYLAGAKVMFDAANAGAREPRVVHVVREVDADPRAATAQALSLVDGERAELLFGPSDALLPVLAASPELARRGVQIVAPLSGLSLAADHVWYTRADYRTELDAAIRQLRSYGLKQLVLAVAPDFAAGSLASGTPWRRQVDQETGLQVLTLDAGRGNEAAALAQRIATTRPAAVIVAGDTLAYGNLGRALAARGWYGFLVGLSAVNSLAAREILGAGYTGGIVLTQIAPGPQDLTLRVVKEHVGRMKQFLDEPASPATLAGYIGAAWLVRTALSGPRGATPADLRRALQARVDVGDFVLDFTHGTRGSQYVQLAAMGGGTAR from the coding sequence ATGATGGCGCCCGCCTCCCTGCTGGCGCAGTCGCCGCCACGGCGTGCGCTGGTGATCGGCCACCTGGTGGACCGCGGCGGCGCCCAGGCCGACCTCGCGCGCGACTACCTGGCGGGGGCCAAGGTCATGTTCGACGCGGCCAACGCCGGCGCGCGCGAGCCGCGCGTGGTGCATGTGGTGCGCGAGGTCGACGCGGATCCGCGCGCGGCCACCGCGCAGGCGCTGTCGCTGGTCGACGGCGAGCGGGCTGAATTGCTGTTCGGTCCCAGTGACGCCCTGCTACCGGTGCTGGCCGCCTCGCCCGAACTGGCCCGGCGCGGCGTGCAGATCGTGGCGCCGTTATCGGGGCTGTCGCTCGCGGCGGATCACGTCTGGTACACCCGGGCCGATTACCGTACCGAGCTGGACGCGGCCATTCGGCAGTTGCGCAGCTATGGCCTCAAGCAGCTCGTGCTGGCCGTGGCGCCGGATTTTGCGGCCGGCAGCCTGGCGAGCGGCACGCCGTGGCGGCGCCAGGTCGACCAGGAGACCGGACTGCAGGTCCTCACCCTGGACGCCGGAAGAGGCAACGAGGCTGCCGCGCTGGCGCAGCGCATCGCCACCACGCGCCCGGCCGCGGTGATCGTGGCGGGCGATACGCTGGCCTACGGCAATCTCGGCCGCGCGCTGGCGGCGCGGGGCTGGTACGGCTTCCTGGTGGGCTTGTCCGCGGTCAATTCGCTGGCGGCGCGGGAGATTCTTGGCGCCGGCTACACCGGCGGCATCGTGCTGACCCAGATCGCCCCGGGCCCGCAGGATCTGACCCTGCGCGTGGTCAAGGAGCATGTGGGCCGGATGAAGCAGTTCCTGGACGAGCCCGCCTCGCCGGCCACGCTGGCCGGCTACATCGGCGCGGCCTGGCTGGTGCGCACGGCCTTGTCCGGGCCGCGCGGGGCTACCCCGGCGGACCTGCGGCGCGCGCTGCAGGCCCGCGTCGACGTGGGCGACTTCGTGCTGGATTTCACGCACGGCACGCGCGGCTCGCAGTATGTGCAGCTCGCGGCGATGGGCGGCGGCACGGCACGGTAA
- the hemN gene encoding oxygen-independent coproporphyrinogen III oxidase: protein MDVNGPRYTSYPTADRFHGGFGAQDYRQALADCATNATNAAAPLSLYVHVPFCENICYYCGCNKIITKDHRRSARYVDYLAREMALVAQQLGARREVVQSHWGGGTPTFLDPAKMRRVMDALHQHFRLLPEGEHAIEIDPRRIGDAQMALLAELGFNRISLGVQDFDAEVQRAIHRVQSLAETQSVVDAARRLGFRSVSMDLIYGLPHQTTARFAATVEQVLAMRPDRLSVYSYAHLPHVFKPQRRIDERALPAAAEKLDILVRTIGQLTAAGYVYIGMDHFALPDDALAVAQREGRLQRNFQGYSTHAGHDQLGFGVSSIGAVAGRYVQNARTLDDYYRGLDAGVLPVMRGFAMRDEDHLRRDVIGALMCNGVLDVAAVEARHRIDFAAHFAAELAELAQLAEDGLVRCEPGRIEVTPLGRLLVRRLAMVFDGFLREDGRRMEPVATRSADVGTPLPMPTRYSRVV from the coding sequence ATGGATGTCAACGGCCCGCGCTACACCTCGTATCCGACGGCGGACCGCTTCCACGGCGGCTTTGGCGCGCAGGACTACCGGCAGGCGCTGGCCGATTGCGCCACCAACGCTACCAATGCCGCCGCGCCGCTCTCGCTGTACGTGCACGTGCCATTCTGCGAGAACATCTGCTACTACTGCGGCTGCAACAAGATCATCACCAAGGACCACCGCCGCAGCGCCCGCTACGTGGACTACCTGGCACGCGAGATGGCGCTGGTGGCCCAGCAGCTCGGCGCGCGGCGCGAGGTGGTGCAGTCGCACTGGGGCGGCGGCACGCCGACCTTCCTCGATCCCGCCAAGATGCGCCGCGTCATGGACGCGCTGCACCAGCACTTCCGCCTGCTGCCCGAGGGCGAGCACGCCATCGAGATCGACCCGCGCCGCATCGGCGACGCGCAGATGGCGCTGCTGGCGGAGCTCGGCTTCAACCGCATCAGCCTGGGCGTGCAGGATTTCGATGCCGAGGTCCAGCGCGCCATCCACCGCGTGCAATCGCTGGCCGAGACGCAGTCGGTAGTCGACGCCGCGCGCCGGCTTGGTTTCCGCTCGGTCAGCATGGACCTGATCTACGGCCTGCCGCACCAGACCACGGCGCGCTTTGCCGCCACGGTCGAGCAGGTGCTGGCGATGCGCCCGGACCGGCTCTCGGTGTACAGCTATGCACACCTGCCGCATGTGTTCAAGCCGCAGCGGCGCATCGACGAACGTGCGCTGCCGGCCGCCGCCGAAAAACTCGACATCCTGGTCCGCACCATCGGGCAGCTCACCGCCGCGGGCTACGTCTACATCGGCATGGACCACTTCGCGCTGCCGGACGACGCGCTCGCCGTGGCCCAGCGCGAGGGCCGGCTGCAGCGCAACTTCCAGGGCTATTCCACCCACGCCGGCCATGACCAGCTTGGCTTTGGCGTCTCGTCGATCGGCGCGGTGGCGGGCCGCTACGTGCAGAACGCCCGCACGCTGGATGACTACTACCGTGGCCTCGACGCCGGCGTGCTGCCGGTGATGCGCGGCTTCGCCATGCGCGATGAAGATCACTTGCGGCGCGATGTCATTGGCGCCCTGATGTGCAATGGCGTGCTGGACGTGGCGGCGGTCGAAGCGCGCCACCGCATCGATTTTGCCGCGCATTTCGCGGCAGAGCTTGCGGAACTGGCGCAGCTGGCCGAGGACGGGCTGGTGCGTTGCGAGCCCGGGCGCATCGAGGTGACCCCGCTGGGGCGCTTGCTGGTGCGCCGCCTGGCCATGGTGTTCGACGGTTTCCTGCGTGAGGATGGCCGGCGGATGGAGCCGGTTGCCACCCGGAGCGCTGATGTAGGTACGCCGTTGCCGATGCCAACGCGCTACTCGCGGGTGGTTTAA